NNNNNNNNNNNNNNNNNNNNNNNNNNNNNNNNNNNNNNNNNNNNNNNNNNNNNNNNNNNNNNNNNNNNNNNNNNNNNNNNNNNNNNNNNNNNNNNNNNNNNNNNNNNNNNNNNNNNNNNNNNNNNNNNNNNNNNNNNNNNNNNNNNNNNNNNNNNNNNNNNNNNNNNNNNNNNNNNNNNNNNNNNNNNNNNNNNNNNNNNNNNNNNNNNNNNNNNNNNNNNNNNNNNNNNNNNNNNNNNNNNNNNNNNNNNNNNNNNNNNNNNNNNNNNNNNNNNNNNNNNNNNNNNNNNNNNNNNNNNNNNNNNNNNNNNNNNNNNNNNNNNNNNNNNNNNNNNNNNNNNNNNNNNNNNNNNNNNNNNNNNNNNNNNNNNNNNNNNNNNNNNNNNNNNNNNNNNNNNNNNNNNNNNNNNNNNNNNNNNNNNNNNNNNNNNNNNNNNNNNNNNNNNNNNNNNNNNNNNNNNNNNNNNNNNNNNNNNNNNNNNNNNNNNNNNNNNNNNNNNNNNNNNNNNNNNNNNNNNNNNNNNNNNNNNNNNNNNNNNNNNNNNNNNNNNNNNNNNNNNNNNNNNNNNNNNNNNNNNNNNNNNNNNNNNNNNNNNNNNNNNNNNNNNNNNNNNNNNNNNNNNNNNNNNNNNNNNNNNNNNNNNNNNNNNNNNNNNNNNNNNNNNNNNNNNNNNNNNNNNNNNNNNNNNNNNNNNNNNNNNNNNNNNNNNNNNNNNNNNNNNNNNNNNNNNNNNNNNNNNNNNNNNNNNNNNNNNNNNNNNNNNNNNCTACTAGAAAACCCGGAAAATGGCATCATGGTAGCGATTAATCAAGTAGAGAGTGGCATTCTCAAGTCAATTAAAATATCTGCCCAATAAATTGAACATTTGACAAGACTTATTTTTAAGAACAGGCTGATTTTTTCTCTTTTGAATAATCAATAATTATTTTTTTATCCATCACTGCCAACAGAACCGATAAATCTGGGGAAATTCTTTCTGTTAAGTTTAGCTGTTGAGTCGCAATCTCAAAAGTTTTTCCTTGCAGTATTTGATAACCAATTTCCATAACTTCAGACCAAGTCACCTCACTTTCAAGATAAGCTTTCGCCATAGTCATTAGTAGTTCTTGATATTGATTTCCCTCAGTTTTTGTCATCATTGTGTGGGGAATTTCAAACATTTTATCAAAGCTGTAATACCAAGATTTTGGCTGTTGTTCAATTGTCGCTTTAGAAAAACATTGCAATTCACAGTGATTGATAGCTGGATCGTTTTCACTAGAAATAATGAACATCGGCACTGCTAAATTCGTTTTGACTCTATCAATAATTTCTTGGCCCATTTCTAAAAAAATCCGCAGTGCTGGAATGCGGAAGCCTTCATAGCCAAAATTACCTGTATTATCTTTATTCAGCCATTCATAATAAATTGGGAGAACTTCCACAACAAAATTTATGATTGCATTATTACCACTTATGTAAGGAGCAAATAGCAAAGCTTTTTCAATTGATTGGGGATGTTCCAAGGCTAAAGTTGCTGCTAAGTTTCCACCTGTGGATATTCCACCGACTATCACTTGCTCTCCTAAATTTTGTGCCACCTTCAACCAATAAAGTGCAAACTCTTGGTAAATTTCGCGTTCCATTGGTAGAGGAGGGGGATTGTCTCCATTCCAATCTCCAGCGACTCCATGACCTGGTTGTAAGGGTACTAAAACATTGTAACCAGCGTCAAATAGTTTTTTTCCTATTGGTTCAAACTGGTAGGGGCCAGCAGTAAATCCGTGGAAAAAAAGGCAAACTTTTGAAGTAGCACGTGGATGGAGAAAAATTTTTGAGCGGCAAGCATCATTTCTTATTGGTAGAGTTTCCTCTACTGATTTGACTTCTTGAAAGATGCCTGCTTTTGTTGTGCAATAGTCAGATATATTTGACATGTTTTATACAGATTTAAGTTATTATTTTTTTCGGGAAAAACTCCAGTTCACTTGAATATGCTACCAGACCTATAACTTTTCAAAAAGAAACTAAATCGTCTATGGTAACACTGTAAAGTCATCATTTTGTGTCTAAAAAGTCACTGTCATTACTTTGTTTATTATACGTGGAGAACACAAGGCGAGAAAAAACAAGGTAGCAATGGTATTCTATGCTGTTAGCTCTAGCACGTTAAACTAGGTCTGATAACAGCCACTCTGTAAACATATGAGGCTTTTATGGCAGCTGATCTGCAACAGATTGCTTATTATTTAGACAACCTTGGTTGGGACTACCGTATCGATCCAGAAGAAGGCCGTATTATCACAGGTGTAGAAAGTGATAATGTTGAAGATTTCCTGATTGTTGTCCAGCTGGACGAGGAGGGAAAATATTTCCGGCTATTTGCCCCCCAAGTGTTATCAGGGGTGAGCGATCACCCTCACAAAGCAGCTATTCTTCAAACAATGCTGTATATTTCCTGGGAAACCAAAATGCTGCAATGGGAGTATGATCCATCAGATGGGGAAATCCGTGCGATAATTGAGTTTCCCCTGGAAGACTCGATTCTGACAGAAAAACAATTTAACCGTTGTTTACATGGGTTAGTTCAGCTTGTAGATTCTGTGGCCATACCCCGTCTGATGGCAGTGATGGAAACGGGTCATGACCCGGGTAATGTAGAACTTGGTGAGAGAATTCTACTCAGCATTCAGGAACAGTCTCCTGGATTGCTAGATCTCTTAGAAAAGGCGATGGAAGCTCGTAAAAAACGAGGAAGTTTTCCTAGCGAATGAGTCGGA
This portion of the Brasilonema sennae CENA114 genome encodes:
- a CDS encoding alpha/beta hydrolase, with product MSNISDYCTTKAGIFQEVKSVEETLPIRNDACRSKIFLHPRATSKVCLFFHGFTAGPYQFEPIGKKLFDAGYNVLVPLQPGHGVAGDWNGDNPPPLPMEREIYQEFALYWLKVAQNLGEQVIVGGISTGGNLAATLALEHPQSIEKALLFAPYISGNNAIINFVVEVLPIYYEWLNKDNTGNFGYEGFRIPALRIFLEMGQEIIDRVKTNLAVPMFIISSENDPAINHCELQCFSKATIEQQPKSWYYSFDKMFEIPHTMMTKTEGNQYQELLMTMAKAYLESEVTWSEVMEIGYQILQGKTFEIATQQLNLTERISPDLSVLLAVMDKKIIIDYSKEKKSACS